The proteins below are encoded in one region of Bosea sp. BIWAKO-01:
- a CDS encoding RidA family protein: MPKRTISSDRVFKGRLPFAQATVAGDFMFVCCVGMDREGKYAVGDARRQTQQCIDNIRALLEEAGGSLKDVVKCTVYVTDRAYWEPMNEVYFANFAEDPPHRVSCIVNGLGSPDCLVEIDATAYLGEVK; encoded by the coding sequence ATGCCCAAGCGTACGATCTCTTCCGACCGTGTCTTCAAGGGAAGGCTGCCTTTCGCCCAGGCGACGGTCGCCGGGGACTTCATGTTCGTCTGCTGCGTCGGGATGGACAGGGAGGGCAAATATGCCGTCGGCGACGCGCGGCGTCAGACGCAGCAATGCATCGACAACATTCGCGCGCTCCTCGAGGAGGCCGGCGGCAGCCTGAAGGATGTCGTCAAGTGCACAGTCTATGTTACCGACCGTGCCTATTGGGAGCCGATGAACGAGGTCTATTTCGCCAATTTCGCCGAGGACCCGCCGCATCGCGTGTCCTGCATCGTCAATGGCCTCGGCTCGCCCGACTGTCTCGTCGAGATCGACGCGACGGCCTATCTCGGTGAAGTGAAGTAG
- a CDS encoding RidA family protein encodes MSIERIGLTERWCDAAIFNGIVFLAGHVAEKTEGETLTRQTEEVLALLEETLEAAGSAKDRILSVQIFLTDIARIAEMNAVWDKWVARGSAPARATVEAKLASPGYAIEITAVAAKKVL; translated from the coding sequence ATGTCGATCGAACGTATAGGCCTGACGGAACGGTGGTGCGACGCGGCCATTTTCAACGGCATTGTCTTCCTTGCGGGCCATGTCGCTGAGAAGACCGAAGGGGAGACGCTGACGCGGCAGACCGAGGAGGTGTTGGCCCTGCTCGAGGAAACGCTCGAAGCTGCCGGCAGCGCGAAGGACCGGATTCTGAGCGTTCAGATCTTCCTGACCGATATTGCGCGCATCGCCGAGATGAACGCCGTCTGGGACAAATGGGTCGCCCGCGGCAGCGCGCCGGCGCGCGCGACCGTGGAGGCGAAGCTCGCTTCGCCGGGATATGCGATCGAGATCACCGCTGTGGCCGCGAAGAAGGTCCTCTGA
- a CDS encoding UbiA family prenyltransferase — translation MIRAMRPHHWLKNGLVFVPILLNHDVFDLAALGHGAVAFVAFSLLASAIYLLNDIVDVEADRRHPTKCKRPLAAGEITAKQAYAAVPLLMIAAFASSVFVPEPGTFLLALTAYLVLALLYLFVLKRKLLVDVLGLAALHTLRILAGNAAAAIPVSSWLLAFSMFLFFSLALVKRYAELRITQDQSGLKKAGRGYQAEDLEALSQLGMASGCTCALIMALYVDSAAVKQLYRHPEIIWLVCPVILYQMARIWFLARRGQMPDDPLVFMIRDWRSQVTGGLVLLIMVAATVLP, via the coding sequence ATGATCCGAGCGATGCGACCGCATCATTGGCTCAAGAACGGGCTCGTTTTCGTCCCCATTCTGCTGAACCACGACGTGTTCGATCTCGCTGCGCTCGGCCACGGGGCGGTTGCCTTCGTCGCGTTCAGCCTGCTCGCCTCGGCGATCTATCTCCTCAACGATATTGTCGATGTCGAGGCCGATCGGCGGCACCCAACCAAGTGCAAGCGCCCTCTGGCTGCCGGCGAGATCACCGCGAAGCAGGCTTATGCTGCGGTGCCGCTGCTGATGATCGCGGCCTTCGCCTCGTCGGTGTTCGTGCCTGAGCCGGGTACGTTCCTGCTGGCGCTGACCGCCTATCTGGTCCTGGCGTTGCTCTATCTGTTCGTTCTCAAGCGCAAACTGCTGGTCGACGTGCTCGGGCTCGCAGCCCTGCATACGCTGCGCATCCTGGCCGGCAACGCTGCGGCGGCGATTCCGGTCTCGTCCTGGCTGCTCGCCTTCTCGATGTTCCTGTTCTTCAGCCTTGCGCTGGTCAAGCGCTATGCGGAGCTGCGAATCACGCAGGACCAGTCCGGGCTGAAGAAGGCCGGCCGCGGCTATCAGGCCGAGGATCTTGAGGCCCTGTCGCAGCTCGGCATGGCCTCGGGCTGCACCTGCGCGCTGATCATGGCGCTCTATGTCGACAGCGCCGCCGTGAAGCAGCTCTATCGTCACCCCGAGATCATCTGGCTGGTCTGCCCGGTCATCCTCTATCAGATGGCGCGGATCTGGTTTCTCGCCCGTCGTGGCCAGATGCCGGATGACCCGCTGGTCTTCATGATCCGCGACTGGCGAAGCCAGGTAACGGGTGGGTTGGTGCTGCTGATCATGGTCGCCGCGACGGTCCTGCCGTGA
- a CDS encoding FAD-binding oxidoreductase has product MNGRAPEYRSWGGLVARNTQIIMPDAWSAEPGRYPSTVLAYGNGRSYGDSCLNDGGGLIAARRLDQILAFDRESGLITCEAGVLLDTILEHVVPLGWFLPVTPGTAFVTVGGALANDVHGKNHHRAGTFGRHVRAFELARSDGARLTCAPDMNRKLFAATIGGYGLTGLITQVTLQLMPIQSAEMRQEAIHFPSLERFFEVAAESDATHDYTVAWIDSLAGGTSFGRGVFFRANHAPASELPQLRAARPLPFPINPPFPLINRLTLRAFNTLYRAAQPRSPEPRRIPYRPFFYPLDRVSNWNRAYGPRGLRQFQCAVPMAQAHRAVEEMLRRTLAAGEASFLTVLKLFGDVPSPGMMSFPVAGATLTLDFPHRGERTLTLLDELDRVAIAAGGRVNPYKDARMSPATFEASFPQWRDFARHVDPGFSSGFWRRVTGG; this is encoded by the coding sequence GTGAACGGACGAGCGCCCGAATACCGGTCCTGGGGCGGCCTTGTCGCCCGGAATACGCAGATCATTATGCCGGACGCCTGGAGCGCCGAGCCTGGGCGCTATCCCTCGACCGTGCTCGCCTACGGCAATGGCCGTTCCTACGGCGATTCCTGCCTCAACGATGGCGGCGGGCTGATCGCGGCGCGCCGCCTCGATCAGATTCTCGCCTTCGATCGCGAAAGCGGACTGATCACCTGCGAAGCCGGAGTGTTGCTGGACACCATCCTGGAGCATGTGGTTCCGCTGGGCTGGTTTCTGCCGGTCACACCGGGCACCGCCTTCGTCACGGTTGGCGGGGCGCTCGCCAACGACGTGCACGGCAAGAACCACCATCGCGCCGGCACGTTCGGGCGGCATGTGCGTGCCTTCGAGCTGGCGCGTTCGGATGGGGCCCGGCTCACCTGCGCGCCCGACATGAACAGGAAGCTCTTCGCCGCCACGATCGGCGGCTATGGGCTGACCGGGTTGATCACCCAGGTGACATTGCAGCTGATGCCGATCCAATCCGCCGAGATGCGTCAGGAGGCAATCCATTTCCCTAGCCTCGAGCGCTTCTTCGAGGTCGCGGCGGAATCCGATGCAACGCATGATTACACCGTGGCCTGGATCGACTCGCTTGCTGGCGGGACCAGCTTCGGACGCGGCGTTTTTTTCCGCGCCAATCATGCACCGGCGTCGGAACTGCCGCAGCTGCGCGCGGCACGCCCGCTGCCGTTCCCGATCAATCCTCCCTTTCCGCTGATCAACCGCCTGACGCTGCGCGCCTTCAACACGCTCTACCGGGCCGCACAGCCGCGTTCCCCGGAGCCGAGGCGCATTCCCTATCGGCCGTTCTTCTACCCGCTCGACCGGGTGAGCAACTGGAACCGCGCCTATGGCCCGCGGGGCCTGCGCCAGTTTCAATGCGCGGTGCCGATGGCGCAGGCGCATAGGGCGGTCGAGGAAATGCTGAGGCGGACGCTCGCGGCTGGCGAGGCATCTTTTCTGACGGTGCTGAAGCTGTTTGGGGACGTGCCGTCGCCAGGCATGATGTCGTTTCCGGTTGCCGGCGCGACGCTGACGCTCGATTTCCCGCATCGCGGCGAGCGGACACTCACGCTGCTGGACGAACTCGATCGCGTGGCCATCGCGGCGGGCGGCCGGGTGAACCCTTACAAGGATGCCCGCATGTCGCCTGCAACCTTCGAGGCGTCCTTCCCGCAGTGGCGGGACTTTGCCCGGCATGTCGATCCAGGCTTCTCATCCGGCTTTTGGCGCCGCGTGACCGGGGGCTGA
- a CDS encoding VOC family protein — translation MLSHLSFGVSDLPRAIAFYDAALAPLGLVRVWTVSDGAGYGPPNGGDLLALKLQAGPVTPPGPGFHLAFAAASRQAADEFRRAALAAGGRDNGAPGLRPRYAPDYYAAFVIDPEGYRLEAVTRATA, via the coding sequence ATGTTGAGCCATCTCTCCTTCGGTGTGTCTGATCTCCCCCGCGCGATCGCCTTCTATGATGCTGCTCTGGCGCCGCTCGGTCTCGTGCGGGTCTGGACGGTTTCCGATGGAGCAGGCTACGGGCCGCCGAACGGCGGCGACCTCCTGGCGCTGAAGCTGCAGGCTGGCCCGGTCACTCCGCCCGGGCCGGGTTTCCACCTCGCCTTCGCGGCAGCGTCGCGTCAGGCTGCCGACGAGTTCCGTCGGGCCGCGCTTGCCGCAGGCGGACGGGACAATGGCGCCCCCGGGTTGCGACCGCGCTATGCGCCTGACTACTACGCCGCCTTCGTGATCGATCCGGAAGGCTATCGGCTTGAAGCTGTCACCCGGGCAACCGCCTGA
- a CDS encoding aspartate aminotransferase family protein, protein MSMPAFRNDDSPARPKLISVEEAKQLDAAQVKELFANHINPGQLHFLKLLGFDKIIVDRAEGMHYITRDGRKILDFFGGFCSVAFGHNHPRIIAARQKFQDENRHEICMAFMSQYAAALARNLATISPGDLDMVFLGSTGSEAMEAALKVAEQVQGPGKSKILHAANSFHGKTKGVLSVTDSTLYQSQFQLVENRVKVPFGNIEAVRLALESDPAIGIVVMETIQGGGGIVEAPEGFWRDLRALCDKHGVLWIADEVQCGLGRTGQFFAFERDGVVPDVTALAKALGGSKAAMGAMIARRELYMKAYGKPKTALIHAQATFGGMGEACVSAIEALNVLYEEDLMGNAKRQGDYLIERLNTLRAKHPTLLKEIRGRGLMIGVEFQDISEAMPFGVKHMVALLDDKLKGSLCGFVGALLLKDYDVLVAFTEYNRNVIRLEPPLIVTREQCDQLIEALDDLLSRGITRIVTDYLRKVATAKN, encoded by the coding sequence ATGAGCATGCCCGCTTTCAGGAACGACGATTCCCCAGCCCGTCCGAAGCTGATCAGCGTCGAGGAGGCCAAACAGCTCGACGCCGCACAGGTGAAGGAGCTCTTTGCCAACCACATCAATCCCGGACAGCTGCATTTCCTCAAGCTGCTCGGCTTCGACAAGATCATCGTCGATCGTGCCGAGGGTATGCATTACATCACCCGGGACGGACGCAAGATCCTCGATTTCTTCGGCGGATTCTGCTCGGTCGCCTTCGGCCATAACCACCCACGCATCATCGCCGCCCGGCAGAAGTTCCAGGACGAGAACCGCCACGAGATCTGCATGGCGTTCATGTCGCAATATGCGGCCGCCCTGGCCAGGAATCTCGCCACGATCTCGCCCGGCGATCTCGACATGGTCTTCCTCGGCTCGACCGGCTCGGAGGCCATGGAAGCTGCGCTGAAGGTCGCCGAGCAGGTTCAGGGCCCCGGCAAGTCGAAGATCCTGCATGCCGCGAATTCGTTCCACGGCAAGACAAAGGGCGTGCTCTCGGTCACGGATTCGACGCTCTACCAGTCCCAGTTCCAGCTCGTCGAGAACCGGGTCAAGGTGCCGTTCGGCAATATCGAGGCCGTGCGCCTGGCGCTCGAATCCGACCCGGCAATCGGCATCGTCGTGATGGAGACGATCCAGGGCGGCGGCGGCATCGTCGAGGCCCCCGAAGGCTTCTGGCGTGACCTGCGCGCGCTCTGCGACAAGCACGGCGTGCTCTGGATCGCCGACGAGGTGCAGTGCGGGCTCGGCCGCACCGGCCAGTTCTTCGCCTTCGAGCGCGACGGCGTCGTACCTGACGTCACCGCACTCGCCAAGGCTCTCGGCGGCTCCAAGGCTGCGATGGGCGCGATGATCGCCCGGCGCGAACTCTACATGAAGGCCTATGGCAAGCCGAAAACCGCACTGATCCATGCCCAGGCCACCTTCGGCGGCATGGGCGAGGCCTGCGTCAGCGCGATCGAGGCCCTCAACGTGCTCTATGAGGAAGATCTCATGGGCAACGCCAAGCGCCAGGGCGACTACCTGATCGAGCGGCTGAACACCCTTCGCGCCAAGCACCCGACACTGCTCAAGGAGATTCGCGGCCGCGGCCTGATGATCGGCGTCGAGTTCCAGGATATCAGCGAGGCCATGCCCTTCGGCGTCAAGCACATGGTCGCTCTGCTCGACGACAAGCTGAAGGGTTCGCTCTGCGGCTTCGTCGGCGCGCTGCTGCTGAAGGATTACGACGTGCTCGTCGCCTTCACCGAATACAACCGCAACGTCATCCGCCTCGAACCGCCGCTGATCGTGACGCGCGAACAATGCGACCAGCTCATCGAGGCCCTCGACGACCTGCTCTCGCGCGGCATCACGCGGATCGTCACCGATTATCTGCGCAAGGTTGCGACCGCGAAGAACTGA
- a CDS encoding NAD(P)-dependent oxidoreductase: MKHIIIGGDGFVGSHLAADLAAMGEEVLVADIQKSGHAHYAAVPFQTIDVTRAESVESIPLGQDDLVYNLSAKMLSPIVTRRERHDFFWPVNYHGTANILNWMEKRGANKLVHFTTDMIYGHSITVPQDETHPAKPLGEYGESKLATETLAQTYRDKGFRIPIFRPRLIIGPGRLGILVKLFRLIDMNLPVPMIGGGGNPYQFISVFDCASACTAAWKADFPNSAYNLGSDDPPPVKKLLGDLIRHAGSKSILLPTPAPLVKFALNTLDAINLPIMDPEQYMIADEICILDTSKAKRELGWTPKYRDEDMLLAAYTEYRKSKSEQRSKAA, from the coding sequence ATGAAACACATCATTATCGGCGGAGACGGCTTCGTCGGCTCGCATCTCGCGGCGGATCTCGCCGCCATGGGCGAGGAGGTGCTGGTCGCGGATATCCAGAAGAGCGGTCACGCCCATTACGCGGCAGTCCCCTTCCAGACGATCGACGTAACCAGAGCCGAGAGCGTGGAGAGCATCCCGCTCGGCCAGGACGATCTCGTCTACAATCTCTCGGCCAAGATGCTCTCGCCGATCGTGACCCGTCGGGAACGCCACGATTTTTTCTGGCCGGTGAACTATCACGGCACCGCCAACATCCTGAACTGGATGGAGAAGCGCGGCGCCAACAAGCTCGTCCACTTCACCACGGACATGATCTACGGCCACTCCATCACCGTGCCGCAGGACGAGACCCATCCAGCAAAGCCCCTCGGCGAATATGGCGAGAGCAAGCTCGCCACCGAGACCCTGGCGCAGACCTATCGCGACAAGGGTTTTCGCATCCCGATTTTCCGGCCGCGCCTGATCATCGGCCCGGGCCGCCTCGGCATCCTCGTCAAGCTTTTTCGCCTGATCGACATGAACCTGCCGGTGCCGATGATCGGCGGCGGCGGCAACCCCTACCAGTTCATCTCGGTGTTCGATTGCGCCAGCGCCTGCACCGCAGCCTGGAAGGCCGACTTCCCCAACAGCGCCTATAATCTTGGCTCGGACGATCCGCCGCCGGTGAAGAAGCTGCTGGGCGACCTGATCAGGCATGCCGGTTCGAAATCGATCCTGCTGCCGACGCCTGCACCATTGGTCAAGTTCGCCTTGAACACGCTTGACGCGATCAACCTGCCGATCATGGACCCGGAGCAGTACATGATCGCCGACGAGATCTGCATTCTCGACACCAGCAAGGCCAAGCGCGAGCTCGGCTGGACCCCGAAGTATCGCGACGAGGACATGCTGCTCGCCGCCTATACCGAGTATCGCAAGAGCAAGAGCGAGCAGAGGAGCAAGGCCGCATGA
- a CDS encoding transporter produces the protein MNSYIPLILFTVLTNAAAQLMLKRGMTGIGNLDIAHDGLIWTVFRVVFNPFVFAGLCTFVVSMASHLIVLSKVQISYAYPFLSLAYVVVAVYAYFVFQEDLSPARIVGIGFIVLGTIFIAQS, from the coding sequence ATGAATTCCTACATACCCCTGATTCTGTTTACCGTGCTGACCAATGCAGCCGCGCAACTGATGCTGAAACGGGGCATGACCGGCATCGGGAATCTCGACATCGCGCACGACGGACTGATCTGGACCGTATTTCGGGTCGTCTTCAACCCCTTCGTCTTCGCTGGCCTCTGCACCTTCGTGGTCAGCATGGCCTCGCATCTGATCGTATTGTCCAAGGTACAGATCAGTTACGCCTACCCGTTCCTGAGCCTCGCTTACGTCGTGGTTGCGGTCTACGCCTACTTCGTCTTCCAGGAAGACCTGAGCCCTGCCCGCATCGTTGGCATTGGCTTCATCGTCCTTGGCACCATCTTCATCGCACAGAGCTGA
- a CDS encoding glutathione S-transferase family protein: protein MLTFYHAPQSRSFGVLWLLEELGQPYRMETIDIRSKSGVAEDYRAIQPHKKVPAVIHDGIIVTERAAICIYLADAFPRAGLAPALNDPARAAYLTALVYTDAVLDPIIATKATGIDYVPQHFSFGSHKDTVAYLEKRLGNHDFAAGDRFTAADTQLGSGIHFGMNIIGALPRLPVFEAYLARVFSRPALQRTLEKDGVLDEGQVA, encoded by the coding sequence ATGCTGACCTTCTACCACGCTCCGCAATCGCGTTCCTTCGGCGTTCTCTGGCTGCTGGAGGAACTCGGTCAGCCCTACCGGATGGAAACGATCGATATCCGCAGCAAGAGTGGTGTCGCCGAAGACTACCGCGCCATCCAGCCGCACAAGAAGGTACCCGCCGTCATCCATGACGGCATCATCGTCACCGAACGTGCCGCGATCTGCATCTACCTCGCCGACGCCTTCCCGCGGGCCGGTCTCGCGCCTGCGCTGAACGATCCCGCACGAGCCGCCTATCTGACGGCCCTCGTCTACACCGACGCCGTGCTCGACCCGATTATCGCAACCAAGGCGACCGGCATCGATTACGTCCCGCAGCATTTCTCCTTCGGTTCGCACAAGGACACCGTCGCCTATCTCGAGAAGCGGCTCGGCAATCATGACTTCGCGGCCGGCGACCGCTTCACCGCCGCCGATACCCAGCTCGGCAGCGGCATCCATTTCGGCATGAACATCATTGGCGCGCTGCCGCGCCTGCCTGTCTTCGAGGCCTATCTCGCTCGCGTGTTCTCGCGGCCGGCGTTGCAGCGCACCCTCGAGAAGGATGGTGTCCTTGACGAAGGGCAGGTCGCCTGA
- a CDS encoding DUF3422 family protein, with product MIEHQKGGLVPHPDREVILAEVHARPFAPIETPRRLLHFAFLTNAAQAAADRDALARFCSERGVTPPAEGAKHHRARLAEIGLRWEQHSEFTTYSWELPSPERSAFVPTAIDLQHPMHELPQPGPHLVSIDLHLLPAIGAGELDAIFDPASLAASLVDNASAIAATDFRVNPGGFVRILLLDRELTSSRSGALTQRLLEIETYRTLALLGLPEAQRIGPSVRATEETLVRIASTMTATEGLVSDNALLDEMTALAARLESEAASTNYRFGASRAYDNIVQQRLIAIGETPHAGWPTLAAFLSRRMAPAMRTCQMLQERQTDLSRKLARAANLLRTRVDVALEQQNRDLLAAMNERTRLQLRLQQTVEGLSVAAIGYYVVSLFGYLAKGAKDAGFLPIDVGVATALFVPVALIGVWSAVRRIRRGHSEES from the coding sequence ATGATCGAGCACCAGAAGGGCGGCCTCGTACCGCACCCCGACCGCGAGGTCATTCTCGCCGAGGTCCACGCCCGCCCCTTCGCGCCGATCGAGACCCCGCGCCGCCTGCTGCATTTCGCCTTCCTGACCAATGCGGCTCAGGCGGCAGCTGACCGCGACGCCTTGGCTCGATTTTGTTCCGAGCGCGGTGTGACGCCCCCGGCGGAAGGAGCCAAGCATCACCGCGCCCGCCTCGCGGAGATTGGCCTGCGCTGGGAGCAGCATAGCGAGTTCACGACCTATAGCTGGGAATTGCCCTCGCCCGAACGCTCTGCCTTCGTTCCGACGGCGATCGATCTGCAGCATCCCATGCATGAGTTGCCGCAGCCCGGCCCGCATCTCGTCTCGATCGACCTCCATCTCCTGCCCGCGATCGGGGCCGGGGAGCTGGATGCGATCTTCGATCCTGCAAGCCTCGCCGCGTCGCTCGTCGATAATGCAAGCGCCATTGCGGCAACCGATTTCCGGGTCAACCCTGGCGGTTTCGTCCGCATCCTCCTGCTTGACCGCGAACTGACATCGTCACGTTCGGGGGCCTTGACCCAGAGGCTTCTGGAGATCGAAACCTATCGAACATTGGCTCTGCTCGGCCTGCCGGAGGCGCAGCGCATCGGCCCATCGGTGCGTGCCACGGAGGAAACTCTGGTGCGCATTGCCTCGACAATGACGGCGACGGAGGGCCTTGTCTCCGACAATGCGCTGCTCGACGAGATGACCGCGCTCGCCGCGCGTCTCGAATCCGAGGCGGCGTCCACGAACTATCGCTTCGGTGCGAGCCGCGCCTATGACAACATCGTCCAGCAGCGCCTGATCGCGATCGGCGAAACGCCGCATGCCGGCTGGCCGACGCTCGCAGCCTTCCTGTCCCGGCGGATGGCGCCGGCGATGCGCACCTGCCAGATGCTGCAGGAGCGCCAGACCGACCTGTCACGCAAGCTGGCGCGCGCCGCCAACCTGCTGCGCACCCGCGTCGATGTCGCGCTCGAGCAGCAGAATCGCGACCTGCTGGCGGCCATGAACGAGCGCACCCGCCTCCAGCTCCGGCTGCAGCAGACGGTCGAGGGCCTCTCGGTCGCGGCGATCGGCTATTACGTCGTCAGCCTCTTCGGTTATCTCGCCAAGGGCGCGAAGGATGCCGGTTTCCTGCCCATCGACGTCGGCGTGGCGACGGCGCTCTTCGTACCCGTCGCCCTCATCGGTGTCTGGTCGGCGGTCCGCCGCATCCGGCGCGGGCACAGCGAAGAGAGCTGA
- a CDS encoding ABC transporter ATP-binding protein yields MSIIRVSNLSKTYASGFSALKSVDLEIHRGEIFALLGPNGAGKTTLISIICGLVNPTSGSVLADGHDIIKDYRAARARIGLVPQELTTDAFETVWATVSFSRGLFGLPRNPAHVERVLKDLSLWDKRDNRIMTLSGGMKRRVLIAKALAHEPQILFLDEPTAGVDVELRQDMWKLVRRLRDDGVTIILTTHYIEEAEEMADRIGVISKGEIILVEDKAELMRKLGKKQLSLSLQEPLAALPEGLAAYDLALAAEGEELVYTYDTKAERTGITALLQDLATAGIRFRDLRTSQSSLEDIFVSLVRERH; encoded by the coding sequence ATGTCCATCATCCGCGTTTCCAACCTGTCCAAGACCTACGCATCCGGCTTCAGCGCGCTGAAATCGGTCGATCTGGAAATCCACCGCGGTGAGATTTTCGCCCTCCTCGGACCCAACGGTGCCGGCAAGACGACGCTGATCAGCATCATCTGCGGGTTGGTGAACCCGACCTCCGGCAGCGTGCTCGCCGATGGTCACGACATCATCAAGGACTATCGGGCCGCGCGCGCGCGCATCGGGCTGGTGCCGCAGGAGTTGACCACGGACGCCTTCGAAACCGTCTGGGCGACGGTCAGCTTCAGCAGGGGGCTGTTCGGCCTGCCGCGGAACCCGGCCCATGTCGAGCGTGTGCTCAAGGATCTCTCGCTCTGGGACAAGCGCGACAACCGGATCATGACGCTCTCGGGCGGTATGAAGCGGCGTGTGCTGATCGCCAAGGCACTGGCGCATGAACCGCAGATCCTGTTCCTCGACGAGCCGACGGCCGGCGTCGATGTCGAGCTTCGCCAGGACATGTGGAAACTCGTCCGGCGCCTCAGGGACGACGGGGTCACCATCATCCTGACCACGCATTACATCGAGGAGGCCGAGGAGATGGCCGACCGGATCGGCGTGATCAGCAAGGGCGAGATCATCCTGGTCGAGGACAAGGCCGAGCTGATGCGCAAGCTCGGCAAGAAGCAGCTTTCGCTCTCCCTGCAGGAACCGCTTGCTGCCTTGCCGGAAGGGCTTGCGGCCTATGATCTGGCGCTCGCGGCCGAGGGCGAGGAGCTGGTCTACACCTATGACACCAAGGCGGAGCGGACCGGCATCACTGCGCTCCTGCAGGATCTCGCGACCGCAGGCATCCGCTTCAGGGATCTGCGCACCAGCCAGAGCTCGCTGGAAGACATCTTCGTGAGCCTGGTGAGGGAGCGGCACTGA
- a CDS encoding ABC transporter permease — MNLHAMRAIYRFEMARTWRTPLQSIVSPVISTSLYFIVFGAAIGSRMQAIDGVAYGSFIVPGLIMLSLLTQSIANASFAIYFPKFTGTIYELLSAPVAWWEAVIAYVGAAATKSIFLGLIILLTATAFVPLRVEHPLWMLLFLFLTAMTFSLFGFIIGIWADGFEKLQVIPLLVVTPLTFLGGSFYSIDMLPGFWRTVALFNPVVYLISGFRWSFFGVSEVGIVVSLGMTLVFLAACIATVGWIFRTGYRLKT; from the coding sequence ATCAATCTCCACGCGATGCGGGCGATCTATCGCTTCGAGATGGCGCGAACCTGGCGTACACCGCTGCAGAGCATCGTCTCGCCGGTGATCTCGACCTCGCTCTATTTCATCGTCTTCGGGGCCGCGATCGGTTCGCGCATGCAGGCGATCGACGGCGTCGCGTATGGCTCCTTCATCGTGCCCGGCCTGATCATGCTCTCGCTGCTGACGCAGAGCATCGCCAACGCCTCCTTCGCGATCTATTTCCCGAAATTCACCGGCACGATCTACGAACTGCTCTCGGCGCCCGTGGCGTGGTGGGAGGCGGTCATCGCTTATGTCGGCGCGGCAGCGACGAAATCGATCTTTCTCGGCCTGATCATCCTGCTGACGGCGACGGCCTTCGTGCCGCTCAGGGTCGAGCATCCGCTCTGGATGCTGCTTTTCCTGTTCCTGACCGCGATGACCTTCAGCCTGTTCGGTTTCATCATCGGCATCTGGGCCGATGGCTTCGAGAAGCTGCAGGTGATCCCGCTGCTCGTGGTGACGCCACTGACCTTCCTCGGCGGGTCGTTCTACTCGATCGACATGCTGCCGGGATTCTGGCGGACGGTGGCGCTGTTCAACCCCGTCGTCTACCTGATCAGCGGTTTCCGCTGGAGCTTCTTCGGCGTTTCCGAGGTCGGCATCGTCGTCAGCCTGGGAATGACGCTGGTCTTCCTCGCCGCCTGCATTGCGACGGTCGGCTGGATCTTCCGGACCGGATATCGCCTGAAGACCTGA